DNA sequence from the Oncorhynchus clarkii lewisi isolate Uvic-CL-2024 chromosome 9, UVic_Ocla_1.0, whole genome shotgun sequence genome:
CATCACAGACAAAGTAGAGCCAGAGTCCAGACCACTGCAGTATCTCCCCAAGGTAGTTAGGGTGCTGGCTGTCGCCCCACAGCCAGCTCTGGATGAACTTTCCCTGGGGAGGCTGGATTGAGGCTATTCCCTGGGTAAATGAATATACTATAAAATGAAGATACAAATACAGGAAGTTAATTCAATGTTTTGAGAGTGGTCGTGACTCATGTTTACAGCACTTTGTAGTGAGAATACTTCCCCACTGCATCCATGAAGATTATAAAAAGGTCAACCTCCCCTAAGGAAGCCCACCAGGCTGACTCACAGCATTATCTGGGTTCCCTTTGAAGAGCCACTTGTGATGGCCTCTGTGACAAAGCCACGGCTCCATATCCCCCAGCCCAGATAGTCCCTCAGGCCCAAGGGCTCATCTCGCTGCTCACTGTTCAGCATGAGGGTGGGCGAGCGCGTCAAACACCCAGACAACTGAAAGGTAGAGGAATAAATAATTGACTGAACCATTGGTAGAATAGATCAAAGATGTCTAAATAATATTTGTACACGTCAAGATTATGCACCTACTCAACAAGACATTCACCTGGGACCAAAATAGAAGAAAACATTTGCAAAAGAGTACTGTATACTATCAGTGTGCAATGTTAACACTAATTTATGTTCTCTCCCATTTGGGCACAACCCTGATATCAGTGGCTATCCTAATATCACACATTTTTAAGGAGCAAATAAGACTGAGCAGTGAGTTAAAGTGGATTCTCTAATGGGCTACATCGGGTTGCTTAAGGATGATGGAAATCACTGCTACTGTGGCTGAGTGAGAAAAATAAAAGACGGTGACCATTATGATTCAAAGTACCTTGAACATTCCAGTACACAAAGAATATCCCTGGGCTGTCTCGCATGGTTAAACCTGCGATCCTGGCCGTCCTTCACGATCCGCATGAAAAGGAATGTTCCAAGCCTGCAGAGGTTAGAACATGAGTACCGTTGTCACATTATCCACAGCATTATTCATTAACCCAACCATAAtcactcacaaccataaagggttctGCAACACTGTGTTGGCCCAAGCCTTAGCCTTGGCTAAGACTGCTGAACTGATACACAACTTTGTTGAATGAAAAGCAGCAGAGAACACTAAAGCTCTGCAGGTGTTTATACCTGTTTGTTCTTCTCCACTGATGGGATTGGATATtagatcacaggaggctgctgaggggaggatggctcataataatggctgtaatagagtgaatggaatggtatcaaacacatggaaactatGTGTTTGAAAGTGATATCATTCCATTAATTCCTTTCCAGCTATTACTATGAGCCTGTcccccccaattaaggtgccactggCCGCCTGTGCACTAGATTGGAAACCTTTTCACCCCGACTCTGTCAAGCTTACATTTACTCCCCATGCTGTTACCAATCCAGTCTGCACATTTTGCCTTAAATGACAAGAGTCCCTCCCCAATAGCGACTCAGGTGGGCAAGTAATATAAATGTGCCAGACCCTAAAAAATAGACGTTTCGCAGTAAGGCGTGTTCAATTAATATTTTACCCAGTAGCCTACAGACATTGACAATTAGCTCCAAAGTTCAAGGGTAAAACTTTCGATGAGCACATACAGAGCAGAGGAGCAGCACAAGAAGACAAGTTAAAGAAGCTTGTCAAGAAATGCAATTAATTTGTTGCATTGACAAGGAATGCCCATTCAGTGTCTACAGGTAAGTTGCAGCGTTTTACATAACTAACTGTAAAGTAAATAGCTAATTCTGAATGGCACATACTGTCCTATCAGTTTTAACTTGCATTTTGACAGTTCATATGTAGACAGATCTGTTGTAACATATTATACTAGAATAAGGCAAAAGCCAACAACAATTGTCACATGCAATTGTCAAAATGCATGGGCCTACATGACTGTTGTTTTTTGGTTTaaggcaattccatggtaacagtggtacagtatgttacaatattGCTACGCCATTTTTGTCGATAAAACATCTGCTATGGTTATGGACAATTCCACGATAACAGAGTGATGCTGATACACCCCGAtgttttcactttaaaatgtataccaaacaaaaaaGAATGATTGTACATagttgtttaactttgcaatgattacttttaacaatttcaacTGAACCTCttgcaaaaacacatttactttaaGAACAGTGCAGAtctaaagtttggtaacagaatgacagtttGTGTAATCATAgggttaccaaactttgcatcaaaacaaaaaaaaatgacacATGCAATAATAACTCAGTTCAAGGCTATCATAAAATGTTATGACAGAATGATGGCAAACTGTCattattaaatcaaatgtatttatatagcctttcgtacatcagctgatatctcaaagtgctgtacagaaacccagcctaaaaccccaaacagcaagcaatgcaggtgtagaatttgtaaatgtgtttttgtaaatttTCCCGTGGAAATTGTTAAACGTAGTCATTGTGCATATTTGTTtagtttgtttaactttgcaataattactttttgtttggtatacattttAAAGTAAACATCTGAGTTTCAGCATCACTCTTATCGTAGAATTTCCCTTTACCATAGCAAATGTTTGATGATCGACAAAGGGCGTAACAATATTGCATTGGTAAAATTGTAACATTGATCTACTGTACAAAGTTAAGTCGGGTGAGCTACAGAGTAACAATTTGTGGTAAACATATCACGATACAAATTGACCAAATTTCGCGCTACAATGTGACAATTTGTGGCAAATCATCTTGGACTTTGGATCATTGCTTTAGCATTCTTATTTATAGAGGCTTGCAAGGGTGACTAAATCAGTTGGTGGTTATGTTGAAGTaaactggggtgtattcattacctCTTGCAACGGAAACCGTTTAAATAAGTGGTTTTGTAACATTGATATTCATCAGATACAAAATGCTATACTTTCATTAATGAAAAAAAAAGCCTAATTCCATTGCAAACATTTTGTTTGACCGCATTATTGTTTATTTAGAATAGGCCTATGCCCAAACCTAATAGATTCGATTACTTATTCAACCAATGGTTGAAATCGTAGCGATTCCCTGCCAACACGCCTCGGCGTGAATTGGTATGCTTCAAATCAACATGTTATATACCTGCTAAATCATAAAACTTCTCTGTTTTGAGAGCTCCTGATATGGCCCATCCAGTCCACTGGATTCTCAGGTCTGTAGCTGCACATTTTGCTATCTTACTCCCTTATCAGGTCCAGTAAATTATATAATATCAAATGGTATTCTGACATCGGACCAGCCCCACTATCTTGAAACAGTCCTGTGTAAAGTTCACGTCCATAATATGTAGGCGTGGCCAACGACAATTTGATAAGACATAGGCggcgtcttcttcttctttggtgaGGTTTAACaacggttggcatccaatatgttGCATTACGCCCCCAACTGAACTATAGTATAGCTCAATTACACTTTGTGATACAAAATcgtaaaatataaatatattttaattaccctaccaactaactCTATACTCATTCAAACCCATCACCTTTACTTTAACCCAATCTTATCCTACCCCAGGCCAACGGCCTGAGAGGATTGGACACTACCACTCAGCACATgctgtaactcttctgaagtaAAATCTCGTACTCCCAAATACTtttctgcagctgccaccacaacatattttttctgtgatttatgttcaatttctgcagtacagttgattgaccattgctatgaacgctaagaagccaaccttactgaagcatacTGTATATCGTTCATTGGTCTATCCCTCTGTGCTAAGCACAGATATCTACAGCAACATGTGCACCCCAACAGTTGACACAGCACTTTATCCACCAAAACAACACAATCCTCTAtcccatgccctcctgcacacttcccacatcCTGGAATTTCCCTCATACACACTGCTGTGACACAACTATAAATGTTGCACCTGAAACAGTGCAGTGGATTCGCCACAAAAGCTTTAACAGGATAACTGATATGTCCTATCATGACCTTGTCGGGTAAAGACTCTGACTCAAAAGGACTGACAGTGACTCCTCTGTTTCACCACACTCACCACCGGGTCTGTGTCGCACCAAACGGTGGGCGTCACAAACACCAGGAATCTTCAACTTCACCtccacactaaacactacaccaGAAATAGCTCATTTTAATGGTGCCCTGTTCCTAAGAGCAAAGCAAGAAACAGATCTTGACCCAAGATGTGTGACACGGAGCTCCCGCTAGTTCTGGtcagaagaaacacaaacaaatataACAAGTCCACTACAGTttaccttcactgattcaactgCACCCAACTCTTTTCCCACCaaccctgaaaccacaaatggatccaCCAAAAGGCAAGGATCCACTTTATCCAGAAATGTCACTCCTACTGGACCAAATGTATCTTTATCATAACCATATGCATCAATGCAAGGCTCGGGCTCCGAGCTCCTCACAACTCCTTCTACCCCTTCCATTTCATCCCCAGAACTCAAACTGCCATCCAGCTCCACCTGTTTGAATTTGACACCAATCTTCCTTGACAACCTCTCACTTGTTATTTCTAGCTTCAACTGATTCAAACCCATCCTTTGCCTCCCCagatctcctctctctttctctccaatcCTCTGCCCTTAACCAATTACCCGACTCCTTCTGAAAATATTCAACTTTTCCAAGCCAAAATCTATTTTTAACATCGAGAGAGACATGCTAAGCCCTGTACTCCCTCCTCTTCAAACTCAAGCCATCACCAGTTCACCTTCCTTCCTCCTAGGCTAATAATGCAATACATTAATCAGACATAGGTGTGCTAAAAACACTGGGAACACAGGGTGACCCCCGAGTGGCGCtgcggtccaaggcactgcatctcagtgctagaggcgtcactacagaccctggttcaattccaggctgtgattgggagtcccatagggtggcacactattggcccagcattgttagggtttggctggggtaggctgtcattgtaaataagaatttgttcttaactgacttgcctagttacatttttaaaatgtagtCATTAAAACTGCCATACATGTTTGATGCACTTTTGATCTTGAGCTTAATAGGCATCCATCCCGACTAATGTCTTAACTTGTCTTTCCTCAACCTCTACATTTCCAGGGATAAAAAGCTCAGCACCAGGGAAAAGGAGAAATTATGGCAGAGGGCAATGGTCCAAAAGGAGGCACTGGGGTCTTTGCGAAAAGATTCCAAAGGCAGCTGAGCAGGGGCAAAGAGAAGGTATACAGTACTTTAACTTTCTCAGTATAATGCACAATATTATTAAGTTGTTTGAGGTTTGACATGTATAGTATTCCCTACTTTGTAGGTCTTGCAGAAGTTTGGAAAGACAGTGGAGACCAAAGATGAAATATTTGAACAATGCCTCCTAAATCTGAATGACCAACAGGTAGTCACCATGacagtacagtactacacagagatCAGACCACACCATGTGTATGAACCTGTAACGACAACCTTAAACGGATATGTGATTTATATTCTATAGAAAAGGCCTGTAAATGTGCCCCAGTAAATCCCATAGATGTATGTATAGCCTACAGACAAGATGAGTCACTCTATAATCTCTGTTTGCAGATTGATGGGAACCGGTTATACAAGGACCTGAAGATTTACCTTAGTTCTGTCAAAGGTAAACATTTGTTCAGTCCGTCTATGTTGTAAATTAAACGTGATCTGTATGATGTTGTCCATAAATTGCATGGTTTTCTATAGCTTTAGCACCATCAGTAGTGCCCCAGTCTGATAACATGTGATCCATGCTGTCGACTTTCCACAGGAATGCGGGAAGCTTCAAAACGTCTTTCCCAGTCTCTGTATGGTGTCTATGAGCCGGACTGGGATGGAGAAGAGGACCTGGGGACCATTGTAGAGGTCAGTCATAGCACTGCTGTATTACTAAGAATGGCATGCATGActgttgattattattattatgcaaatgtctgtataaaaaaaacatacattttctcCATATGCCAACAGGGTGAAGACCTCCTGTGGAATGATTATGAGGCGAAGCTGATAGATAAGGCACTTTGCACCATTGAGTCTTACATAAGCCAGTTCCCCGATGTCAGGGTAaggatggaaacacacacacacacactccctaaaTATTTGATCTCACACGGGCATTATTTCTTTCCTCCAACCTCCAGGAGAGGGTGGCCAAACGAGGCAGGAAGTTAGTCGACTATGATTCCTCCCGTCACCACTTGGAGGCGATGCAGAATGCTAAAAAGAAAGATGATGTCAAAATTGCCAAGGTCAGACAGACAAGATACTTAATCTACTTATTAATTTGCACAGCAATGATCATTTAAACAAAACTACAAACTCATCTCGTCATGGTGCTTCTCTCGGTACAGGCAGCTGAGGAGGTAAACAGAACCCAGATTGTCTTCGAGGACATCAACAGAGAGCTGAGGGATGAGCTCCCTACTCTCTATGACCGGTAACGAGTCAGAAGTCCGCACATAGCCAGATAGCAGAATGACAAATGCATCATCAGATCAAGTGTGTCAACAAAGAAAAAGTAGCGGACAATTTATATGAATAATGTTTTTTCTTCTCTTAATTTTGTTCCTGAAGTCGAATTGGATGCTATGTGTCAGTCTTCACAGCCATCTCAAATTTACGGGACACCTTCTTCAAGGAAATGACTACGGTATGTGCAGGTCATATTCTTCTCAATATCTGGGGTGGGAACACAGTGAAAAAAGCAGTTATCTAGGGCTTTGCTTTGGTTTATAAAAAACTTAACTGTTTTGTCAGCATTTAGGTAACAAAAGTCCTAGTTCTTTCAGTTTATATCTATTCTTAAACTGGTGTGTCCTCTCTTTCAGTCCAATAGTTATTTACAGAATGTGATGAAGGACCTGAAGGATCAGCATCCAGACAAGGTGTTTGTCGTCAAAGGGTTGAATCAGTAAGTTGGCTAGGATTTTACATCTCTCACCAGCcctgtttttttaaatttattaacTTTCCTCCCATTTTGAGTCTATCTATGAGCTGTGGTCTGGGATGAACAAAATAGTGAGTGTTACATAAAGCATAACGGTAATTAAACCAAAGTAAGCATATCAACATGTAGTCATCCTATCCCTCCTCTCACATATCTTTCAGGACTGGCTCTCTGAAGAGGCGATCTTTCATGTCCCCCAGGTCGTGGAGCGCTAGCTTCTCTGACTTCCATCAGAGTTATAGTCCGGGCAAGTCCGGCACCCTCACTAGAGACAGGTCCAGCTTCAGATCCCTTAGTAGTCCTCGCTATGATGAGTCATTAACCAGCACCCCTGCAGTCTCCCCACGGTCCCCACCTACTAAAGAGCCCTTTTCAGAGGCCCAAGACCTGGATGCAGACTCCACCCACAGTGAAGGCCCCACTGCAGAGAAGAAACCGGAATCTGAAAGCAGGGATAACACCACCACAAAAGGGGCTTCTGGCAGCGGCCAGAAGTCAGAAGAGAAACtgatggaggaagagaaggatgtgAAAGAGGGAGAGCCTCCTTCAGACCAGCACTCCACCACCTCAAATaagaaaggagaagaagaagaaagctCTTCTGCGTTGACAGCGAGTACTTCCGATGTGACCAACTCCAATAACTCAGAGAACGTTGAGCTCCAGTCCTCGGCCATAGACACACCCCAGCTGACCATAGACAGCCCTGGGGCCCCTGAAGACTCTGGGGCCCATGGTGTGCAGAACGGAGCGGCTTCTGATGGCTCCGATGCTGACGTGCTTGTCCAAAAGGTGAGACACACGCAACCTTTAATGACCTCTCGTATGTAGTACATTTGATTTACATGCCGGTCTACTCTAATCAAGACAGGCAGTATAATAATGGGATTCCATCGACTGCTGCTAGACCATTTGgatctactggtatataactTTTCTTTCCTTTCACTTCTAGGCAGCAAAATTACATATCCAGGAGCAAGAGGGTGCGAAAAATACTGTGGTTTAATGAAGGATCTCTGAGGAAAAGGTTGTTACTGTCTAAAGTAACTGTAATTGAGTTATTATATTGAGTTTCTTATTTCCTGAGTTAACTGTCAAAATGTTTTGTATTTGTTCACAGAACGAGTTATAGTAATTAGGGAGAGTGGATGAATACTGCACAAGGGAAAATAGGATCAATATGAAAAGCCTTCTCAATATTACTGGAGGGATATAAGAATATCTCCTGTTTCCACCTGCTGTCTAAGATCTGGAAGCTCTTGCTTGTGGACAATATACTTTCAATACAAACGTTTTGTTTTTTAATTAATATAATCAATGGTATGCCAATTTGTGCTTTGTTTAGGGTTGTGCCAGTATTCACCCAATAACTGTGAATTGTATTTTAATTTAATTGTAGAGAAACAGCAAGTTCACTAAATTGTACTTGACTCAATTTGACATTCAGCTTTGCAAAACTGTATCTCATTTCATAGAGCCCACAATGGAGGTGTCATAACCATAAAACCTAGCGgccaaacagggaaatggttccaataatttttccaccatacattttttagaaacacttaaaataagggctgtgtttcgtgtaggcttaccctggtgtgacatTTTTATAAGGTccccttgtcctagagagatttacactgttacactgtcaatgtcatgccagggtaagcctaaactaaacacagcccttattgTAATTGTTTCtgaaatcccctatgggaaaaatgaatggtagaAAAaccattggaaccatttccctgtttgaccgctaggctttatgggtattatgactcatactgtgtgACTCTATATAAGTTTGCTAAATTGCACCTGAAAAACTTGATTATTGATTAAACAAATAGCTTTTTATGAtgtcttgtttagtgtcacagctgttaattgaaaaACTAAAATCAAATGACTAAATcaaacagtggtgtaaagtacttaagtaaaaatactttaaagtactacttaagtagttttggggggcatctgtactttactgtttatatttttgacaacttttactttcactttatcacattcctgaagaaaataatgtatgttttactccatacattttccctgacacccaaaaggtacttgttacattttgaatgcttagcaggataggaaaatgatccaattcacacacttctcaagagaacatcccttgccatctctactgtctctgatctggcaaactcactaaacacaaatacatcacttgtaaattatgtcttgagtgttggagtgtgcccctggctatccataaataaataaaaacacaaattgtgccatctggtttgtttaatatttgaaatgatttatacttttacttttgatacttaagtaaacatttgcttttgatacttaagtatatttaaaaacaaatacttttagactttactcaagtagtattttactgggtgacttttacttgagtcattttctattaaggtatctttactttcactttagcatgacaattgggtactttttccatcactgaaATCAAAGGTGTCTTGATTAATTTAGTTTTTATATAAAATGTCTCAAACATCTTTGTCCCGATACAGTGTCTTTTATTTGTGAGCCTATAACTAGGTTTCCGTCCGTGGCACGgaaacagattttcatgtgaatattatcaacaacaaaaaatatatatacacatatttcCATGTTTTCATCAATTTGACTTAATTTTTCCCCCTTTTCTCTTAAAAAATCAATACAAAAAGTACATGGGGGAACACaagtttatacagtatatagaataTACAAAGGACAAttggctagggggtacaatatcacattacacaagaACCCTAAGGGACAAATACACACAGCTATAATGGCTTTTTTGTTggtagaatacaatacaatacaatacatttctTTTTGCAAGGTAAGAAAGTGTGGTGTTTTGTTTGTACATTTTCTGAAATGAATTACACAAATgttcaatttatttatttgaccctatgatcactcggctacagaGAAGATGcttgctggactgttcattaacacgGTACTTCATTtagtttatctgtcggccccaggctcaaactcaggccctgtgtgtagctaactgaccctctctgcccatttatcgccatttacccgttgttgtcttagctgttttacccgttgttgtctcacctgttgtcttagctcaacacctgtgattgctttatgcctctctatGTCAATATGCcgtgtatactgttgtttagggcagctctcattgttttattttactgcggagccccgagtcctgctcaacatgcctcagatagccaccttgtcccaccccccacacatgcggagaccgcaCCTAGTTTAACTggcgcctccagagatgcaacctctctcatcgtcattcAATGCCTAGGCTTACCCCCACTGTACTCGCAcactaccatacccttgtctgtacactatgacctgaatctatcctaccatgcccagaaatctgctccctttattctctgttcccaaagcactagatgaccagttcttttagcctttagccgtaccctctgttcctctggtgatgttgaggttaacccaggccctgtgtgtccccaggcgctctcatttgttgacttctacaACCATAAAATccttgggttcatgcatgttaacatcagaagcctcctccctaagtttgctttattcactgctttaggacACTcccccaaccctgatgtcctagctgtgtctgaatcctggcttaggaaggccaccaaaatttttgaaatttccatccccaattacaacattttcaaTCAAGACAGAACTGCTAAAGAGGGCAgaattgcaatctactgtagagatagcctgcagacttctgtcatactatccaggtctatgccaaaacagttcaagcttctacttttaaagatccatctctccagaaataagtccctcactgttgccgtttgttatagacccccctctgctcccagctgtgccctggacaccatatgtgaattgatttccccccatctatcatcagagtttgtactgctaggtgacctaaattgggatttgcttaacaccccggccgtcctacaatctaagctagatgctaTCAATCTCACAAATATTATCaaagaacctaccaggtacaaccccaaatccgtaaacatgggcatcCTCAtggatatcatcctgaccaacttgccctctaaatacacctctgctgttttcaaccaggatctcagcgatcactgcctcattgcctgtgtcctTTATGAGTCTGCGGTCATAAAGGACCACCCCTCAttactgtcaaatgctccctaaaacacttctgcgagcaggcctttctaattgacctggcccgggaatcctggaaggatattgagctcatcccgtcagtagaggatgcctggttgttcttttaaaagtgctttcctcaccatctcaaATAGgtatgcccctttcaaaaaatgtagaactaagaacagatatagcccttggttcactctagacctgactgcccttgaccagcacaaaaacaccttGTGGCATACTGCACtagcatcaaatagtccccgcgatatgcaacttttcagggaagtcaggattcaaaacacacagtcagttaggaaagcaaaggctagctttttcaaacagaaatttgattcatgcagcactaattccaaaaggttttgggacactgtaaagtccatggagaataagagtacctcctcccagctgcccactgcactgagactaggaaacactgtcaccactgatgaatccacgataatcgagaatttcaaaaagcatttctcCAAGGCTGGCTATGCTTtctacctggctaccccaaccccggccaacagctctgcaccccccacagcaactggcccaagcccccctgcttctccttcacctaaatccagacagctgatgttctgaaagagctgcaaaatctggattcCTACAAATCAGTtagactagacaatctggaccctctcttcctaaaattatccgccgccattgttgctacccctattactagtctgttcaacctctctttcatatcgtttgagattcctaaagattggaaagcggactctagacccaaactgttacagacctatatccatcgtgccctgcctttctaaagtattcgaaagccaagtgaacaaacagatcactgaccatttcaaatcccactgtGCCTTCTCCGCTattcaatctggtttccgagccggtcatgggtgcacctcagccacgctcaaggtcctaaacgatatcataaccgccatcgataaaagacagtactgtgcagccatcttcatcgacctggccaaggctttcgactctgtcaatcactgtattcttatcggcagactcatcagccttggtttctctaatgactgcctcgcctggttcaccaactacttctcagatagagttcagtgtgtcaaatcggagggcctgttgtccggacctctggcagtctctatggtggtgccacagggttcaattctcgggctgactctttccTCTATATATGTCAATGATGTCGCTCATGCTGCGGGTGAttatttgatccacctctacgcagacgacaccattctctatacatctggcccttcaatggacactgtgttaacaaacctccaaacgagcttcaacgtcatacaacactccttccgtggcctccaactgctcttaaatgctaggaaaatgaaatgcatgctcttcaaccgatcgctgcccgcaaccacccgcccgactagcgtcactactctggacggttctgacttagaatatgtggacaactataaatagctaggtgtctggctagactgtaaactctccttccagactcacattaagcatcaccaaaccaaagttaaatctagaatcg
Encoded proteins:
- the LOC139417348 gene encoding bridging integrator 2-like, with product MAEGNGPKGGTGVFAKRFQRQLSRGKEKVLQKFGKTVETKDEIFEQCLLNLNDQQIDGNRLYKDLKIYLSSVKGMREASKRLSQSLYGVYEPDWDGEEDLGTIVEGEDLLWNDYEAKLIDKALCTIESYISQFPDVRERVAKRGRKLVDYDSSRHHLEAMQNAKKKDDVKIAKAAEEVNRTQIVFEDINRELRDELPTLYDRRIGCYVSVFTAISNLRDTFFKEMTTSNSYLQNVMKDLKDQHPDKVFVVKGLNQTGSLKRRSFMSPRSWSASFSDFHQSYSPGKSGTLTRDRSSFRSLSSPRYDESLTSTPAVSPRSPPTKEPFSEAQDLDADSTHSEGPTAEKKPESESRDNTTTKGASGSGQKSEEKLMEEEKDVKEGEPPSDQHSTTSNKKGEEEESSSALTASTSDVTNSNNSENVELQSSAIDTPQLTIDSPGAPEDSGAHGVQNGAASDGSDADVLVQKAAKLHIQEQEGAKNTVV